Proteins encoded together in one Schumannella luteola window:
- a CDS encoding DNA-formamidopyrimidine glycosylase family protein, with the protein MPEGDTVFRAAREQNRALAGQVLTASDFRVPGFATADLSGETVHEVVARGKHLLHRIGDYTLHTHLKMEGIWRVYRPGEKWQRPAHQARVILSTDSLQSVGFALGITELIRRDEEHATVGYLGPDLLGPDWDADVAEQNLRADAERSAFVAVLDQRNLAGLGNVYANELLFLRGIDPHRPMGEVDDLPGLIALAHRLITVNRDRQERVTTGDMRPGRRTWVYGRRGRPCLRCGTRIRQGELGADELTERVVYWCPSCQT; encoded by the coding sequence ATGCCCGAGGGTGACACCGTCTTCCGGGCCGCGCGCGAGCAGAATCGCGCCCTGGCCGGACAGGTGCTGACCGCATCCGACTTCCGGGTCCCCGGCTTCGCGACCGCCGACCTCAGTGGCGAGACCGTGCACGAGGTCGTCGCTCGCGGCAAGCACCTGCTGCACCGCATCGGCGACTACACACTGCACACCCACCTCAAGATGGAGGGCATCTGGCGGGTGTACCGGCCCGGCGAGAAGTGGCAGCGTCCGGCGCACCAGGCCCGCGTCATCCTCAGCACCGACAGCCTGCAATCGGTCGGCTTCGCGCTCGGCATCACCGAGCTGATCCGTCGCGACGAGGAGCACGCGACGGTCGGCTATCTCGGCCCCGACCTGCTCGGCCCCGACTGGGACGCTGACGTCGCCGAGCAGAACCTGCGCGCCGACGCCGAGCGCTCCGCCTTCGTCGCCGTGCTCGACCAGCGCAACCTCGCCGGCCTCGGCAACGTCTACGCGAACGAGCTGCTGTTCCTGCGCGGCATCGACCCGCATCGGCCGATGGGCGAGGTGGACGATCTGCCCGGCCTCATCGCCCTCGCCCACCGCCTCATCACCGTCAACCGCGACCGCCAGGAGCGCGTGACGACCGGCGACATGCGCCCCGGCCGCCGCACCTGGGTCTACGGCCGCCGCGGGCGTCCCTGCCTGCGCTGCGGAACCCGCATCCGTCAGGGCGAGCTCGGCGCCGACGAGCTCACCGAGCGCGTCGTCTACTGGTGCCCGAGCTGCCAGACCTGA
- a CDS encoding O-acetylhomoserine aminocarboxypropyltransferase/cysteine synthase family protein codes for MTDETTAPAPTAVSDDAAPAVSGAAPEWRFDTRQVHAGEYRDTPAGARIPPITLTAGYWFDSLDDAKGRFSAENDGLIYSRQVNPTGRVAEQRISSLEGGVDTILVSSGQAAITSALFALVQSGERFVSSASIYSGTRILFGRSFARMGVGVDYVWDPDDEAAWDAAITPETKAIFTETIPNPKNDIVDIPLLARVAERHGLPLIVDNTIASPYLIRPFEHGAHVVVHSSTKFLTGHGAVISGAIVDGGTFDWANASRDYPLITTAPGGRRSSLERAGRRAYAVTTREAVVNDIGPSLSPFNAFLVAQGIETLSLRMERHLASTATIVSWLREHPRVVSVDYAGQPGDARHELAQKLYGGRTGSVFAFTVDGGEAGAARVLERLRLISHMTNIGDVRSMALHPATTTHLSFDEELQRRLGIVPGLIRLSVGTEDVRDLIADLEQALA; via the coding sequence ATGACCGACGAGACGACCGCCCCGGCTCCCACCGCGGTGAGCGACGACGCCGCGCCCGCCGTGAGCGGTGCCGCGCCCGAGTGGCGCTTCGACACCCGCCAGGTGCACGCCGGCGAGTACCGCGACACCCCCGCCGGGGCGCGCATCCCGCCGATCACGCTCACCGCCGGCTACTGGTTCGACTCGCTCGACGACGCCAAGGGCCGCTTCTCGGCCGAGAACGACGGGCTCATCTACTCGCGGCAGGTCAACCCGACCGGTCGCGTCGCCGAGCAGCGCATCAGCTCGCTCGAGGGCGGTGTCGACACGATCCTCGTCTCCTCCGGGCAGGCGGCCATCACCTCGGCGCTGTTCGCGCTCGTGCAGTCGGGCGAGCGCTTCGTGTCGAGCGCGAGCATCTACAGCGGAACGCGCATCCTGTTCGGCCGCAGCTTCGCGCGCATGGGCGTCGGGGTCGACTACGTCTGGGATCCGGATGACGAGGCCGCCTGGGATGCCGCGATCACGCCCGAGACGAAGGCGATCTTCACCGAGACGATCCCGAACCCGAAGAACGACATCGTCGACATCCCATTGCTCGCCCGCGTCGCCGAGCGGCACGGGCTGCCGCTCATCGTCGACAACACGATCGCCTCGCCGTACCTGATCCGGCCCTTCGAGCACGGCGCGCACGTGGTCGTGCACTCGTCGACGAAGTTCCTCACCGGCCACGGCGCCGTCATCTCCGGCGCGATCGTCGACGGCGGCACCTTCGACTGGGCGAACGCGTCGCGCGACTACCCGCTCATCACCACCGCGCCCGGCGGACGCCGCTCCTCGCTCGAGCGCGCCGGCCGCCGCGCCTACGCCGTCACGACCCGGGAGGCCGTCGTCAACGACATCGGGCCCTCGCTGTCGCCGTTCAACGCCTTCCTCGTCGCGCAGGGCATCGAGACGCTGTCGCTGCGCATGGAGCGCCACCTCGCCAGCACCGCGACGATCGTGTCGTGGCTGCGCGAGCATCCGCGCGTCGTGTCGGTCGACTACGCCGGGCAGCCGGGGGATGCGCGCCACGAGCTCGCGCAGAAGCTCTACGGCGGGCGCACCGGCTCGGTGTTCGCGTTCACGGTCGACGGCGGCGAGGCAGGAGCGGCGCGCGTGCTCGAGCGGCTGCGGCTGATCAGCCACATGACGAACATCGGCGACGTGCGCTCGATGGCGCTGCACCCGGCGACGACGACGCACCTCTCCTTCGACGAGGAGCTGCAGCGCCGCCTCGGCATCGTGCCCGGACTGATCCGCCTGTCGGTCGGCACCGAGGACGTGCGCGACCTCATCGCCGACCTGGAGCAGGCCCTGGCCTGA
- a CDS encoding MalY/PatB family protein — protein MSALSGRPRRASPFDRIPRDRLVTPTSRKWSLHPDTIGAWVAEMDYGTAPTVTAALHDAIEAGVLGYLSPSSAHEMAAATSEYLADSYGWRVDAHRIHHVSDVMTALGVVIRDFSAPDSAVIVPTPAYMPFLTYPPTLGREVIQVDGIVRDGRWQHDLDAIDAAFAAGAGTLVLCNPHNPTGVVLSREELLAISEVVERHGGRVFADEIHAPLIYPGQQHIPYASISEAAARHTITGTSASKAWNIPGLKTAQLITSNDDDEAVYQRFGFAVMHGAATPGVIATTAAYRDGREWLGEVVDYLDDNRRLLADLLAEHLPEVGYRVPDATYIAWLDLRDLGLPLPLADFLREEAGVTLTDGALCGRDFAGWARLVFAMPAPILEQAVIAIADAVRRHRGPGRAAAAPAVVAAAPAVTPAPAAPAQETR, from the coding sequence ATGTCTGCGCTGAGCGGTCGCCCCCGCCGCGCGAGCCCCTTCGACCGCATCCCGCGCGACCGGCTCGTCACCCCGACGAGCCGCAAGTGGAGCCTGCACCCCGACACCATCGGCGCCTGGGTGGCCGAGATGGACTACGGCACCGCCCCGACCGTCACCGCCGCCCTGCACGACGCGATCGAGGCCGGCGTGCTCGGCTACCTCTCGCCGTCGAGCGCCCACGAGATGGCTGCCGCGACCTCCGAATACCTGGCCGACAGCTACGGCTGGCGGGTGGATGCGCACCGCATCCACCACGTCTCGGACGTCATGACCGCGCTCGGCGTCGTCATCCGCGACTTCAGCGCCCCCGACTCGGCCGTGATCGTGCCGACTCCCGCCTACATGCCCTTCCTCACCTATCCGCCGACGCTCGGCCGCGAGGTGATCCAGGTCGACGGGATCGTGCGCGACGGCCGCTGGCAGCACGACCTGGACGCGATCGACGCGGCCTTCGCGGCCGGCGCCGGCACGCTCGTGCTCTGCAACCCGCACAATCCCACCGGCGTCGTGCTCAGCCGAGAGGAGCTGCTCGCGATCAGCGAGGTCGTCGAGCGGCATGGCGGGCGCGTCTTCGCCGACGAGATCCACGCGCCGCTGATCTACCCGGGCCAGCAGCACATCCCCTATGCCTCGATCTCCGAGGCCGCGGCCCGCCACACGATCACCGGAACCAGCGCCTCGAAGGCGTGGAACATCCCCGGGCTCAAGACGGCGCAGCTGATCACCTCGAACGACGACGACGAAGCCGTGTACCAGCGCTTCGGCTTCGCGGTCATGCACGGCGCCGCGACGCCCGGCGTGATCGCGACGACCGCCGCCTACCGCGACGGCCGCGAGTGGCTCGGCGAGGTCGTCGACTACCTCGACGACAACCGCCGCCTGCTCGCCGACCTGCTCGCCGAGCACCTGCCCGAGGTCGGCTACCGCGTGCCCGACGCGACCTACATCGCCTGGCTCGACCTGCGCGACCTCGGCCTGCCGCTGCCCCTCGCCGACTTCCTGCGCGAGGAGGCCGGCGTCACCCTCACCGACGGCGCGCTCTGCGGGCGCGACTTCGCCGGCTGGGCGCGGCTCGTCTTCGCGATGCCGGCGCCGATCCTCGAGCAGGCCGTGATCGCGATCGCGGATGCGGTGCGGCGGCACCGCGGGCCCGGCCGGGCCGCCGCGGCCCCGGCCGTCGTCGCAGCGGCGCCCGCCGTCACCCCCGCACCCGCCGCACCCGCCCAGGAGACCCGATGA
- a CDS encoding sigma-70 family RNA polymerase sigma factor: protein MPAFTTLDFDEFLDADFGRAVSAVGVITGDTGLARQAVEDVLVGLVQRPPARVIENRIAWVVVVASERAEKLARERRRAARGAETADDLSDAHAEGEADAGQPVGESASADPALVIQSQMLQRMRGLPLRARQVGVLSYQLGLSIERIGEGLGVPAPVVSQELQRMRSAVFPPRVATSAPASASASASASPSASAAPSSARGHREAAA, encoded by the coding sequence GTGCCCGCGTTCACCACCCTCGACTTCGACGAGTTCCTCGACGCCGACTTCGGTCGTGCCGTCAGCGCCGTCGGCGTGATCACGGGCGACACCGGTCTCGCGCGGCAGGCCGTGGAAGACGTTCTCGTCGGCCTCGTGCAGCGGCCTCCCGCGCGGGTCATCGAGAACCGCATCGCCTGGGTCGTCGTGGTCGCGAGCGAGCGGGCCGAGAAGCTGGCGCGCGAACGACGGAGAGCGGCGCGGGGTGCGGAGACCGCCGACGACCTGAGCGACGCGCACGCCGAGGGTGAAGCGGATGCCGGGCAGCCCGTCGGGGAGTCGGCCTCGGCCGATCCGGCGCTGGTGATCCAGTCGCAGATGCTGCAGCGGATGCGCGGCCTGCCGCTGCGGGCCCGCCAGGTCGGCGTGCTCAGCTACCAGCTCGGGCTCTCGATCGAGCGGATCGGCGAAGGGCTCGGGGTTCCCGCGCCGGTCGTCTCGCAGGAGCTGCAGCGGATGCGCTCGGCCGTCTTCCCGCCGCGCGTCGCGACTAGTGCGCCGGCATCGGCATCGGCATCGGCATCGGCTTCGCCCTCCGCATCAGCCGCACCGTCCTCCGCCCGTGGCCACCGCGAGGCGGCGGCATGA
- a CDS encoding DUF1905 domain-containing protein: MELEFEAQLWRWEVRREDWGFVSVPPEASIEIRELAEVLPPRGFGSIRVEVMIGATRWRTSIFPDGDDSYSLPIKGQVRRKHGLEIGDTTTVHLTILDA, encoded by the coding sequence ATGGAACTCGAGTTCGAGGCGCAGCTCTGGCGGTGGGAGGTGCGGCGCGAGGACTGGGGATTCGTGAGCGTGCCGCCCGAGGCGTCGATCGAGATCCGGGAGCTCGCCGAGGTGCTGCCGCCGCGCGGATTCGGGTCGATCCGGGTGGAGGTGATGATCGGCGCGACGCGCTGGCGCACCTCGATCTTCCCCGACGGCGACGACAGCTACTCGCTGCCGATCAAGGGGCAGGTGCGCCGCAAGCACGGGCTCGAGATCGGCGACACGACGACCGTGCACCTCACGATCCTCGACGCCTGA
- a CDS encoding AraC family transcriptional regulator: protein MSDRQHPDDDGIRVIGSADDSDAAERALDPATRARLDRAADLAGRRRHSPHAAALGLRLSGVDRPTGLLPQTYPPSLSLALRGRKRSIIGAHDAIWGRERFLVTPVDLPVVAGVVEAPDGDFRSVMWRLDPLVIAEVAPLVATSATSSGAAASSPLADRGAPDRLGTWTPELADAVARLLGLLDRPEDIPVLAPLLAREVVLRLLQSDQAPRILAAGATPDADTVSRAVALIVDELARPWSLDELAARVGVSASTLGRRFGTVTGMSPLQYQKRTRLGEARRRMIVRGETAAEAASAVGYRSASHFSRDYRAAYREAPGRDAVRARELLAAIPRDGLDEADWAGLSTA, encoded by the coding sequence GTGAGTGATCGACAGCACCCCGACGACGACGGCATCCGCGTCATCGGCTCGGCGGACGATTCCGACGCCGCCGAGCGCGCGCTCGACCCCGCGACCCGCGCGAGGCTCGACCGCGCGGCCGATCTCGCCGGGCGCCGCCGCCACAGCCCGCACGCCGCCGCGCTCGGACTGCGGCTCTCGGGCGTCGACCGCCCCACCGGGCTGCTGCCGCAGACCTACCCGCCCTCGCTCTCGCTCGCGCTGCGCGGGCGCAAGCGCTCGATCATCGGCGCGCACGACGCGATCTGGGGGCGCGAGCGCTTCCTCGTCACCCCGGTCGATCTGCCGGTCGTCGCCGGGGTCGTCGAGGCGCCGGACGGGGACTTCCGCTCGGTCATGTGGCGGCTCGATCCGCTCGTGATCGCCGAGGTCGCGCCGCTCGTCGCGACCAGTGCGACCAGCTCCGGCGCCGCAGCATCCTCTCCGCTCGCCGACCGCGGCGCGCCCGACCGCCTCGGCACCTGGACCCCCGAGCTCGCCGACGCCGTCGCCCGGCTGCTCGGCCTGCTCGATCGGCCCGAGGACATCCCGGTGCTCGCCCCGCTGCTCGCCCGTGAGGTCGTGCTGCGCCTGCTGCAGAGCGACCAGGCCCCGCGCATCCTCGCCGCCGGCGCCACGCCCGACGCCGACACGGTCAGCCGCGCCGTCGCCCTCATCGTCGACGAGCTCGCCCGGCCGTGGTCGCTCGACGAGCTCGCGGCCCGGGTCGGGGTCAGCGCCTCGACACTGGGGCGGCGCTTCGGCACGGTGACGGGGATGTCGCCGCTGCAGTACCAGAAGCGCACCCGGCTGGGCGAGGCGCGACGGCGCATGATCGTGCGCGGCGAGACCGCGGCCGAGGCGGCGTCGGCGGTCGGCTACCGCAGCGCCTCGCACTTCTCGCGCGACTACCGCGCCGCCTACCGGGAAGCGCCCGGGCGGGACGCGGTGCGGGCGCGAGAGCTGCTCGCGGCGATCCCGCGTGACGGTCTCGACGAGGCCGACTGGGCGGGGCTCAGCACGGCGTGA
- a CDS encoding SDR family NAD(P)-dependent oxidoreductase, giving the protein MSDTTASAPTPAYVHDPAAGLDALPRDARLAGRTALVTGSSSGIGEAIARVLAASGARVAVSGRDTARLERVVDAITAAGGEAVAVEADLTAEPAELRAAAARAEAALGGRVDILVNNAGVYPGGPTPDLADDALAALLNTNIRAPHALVAALAPGMVERGHGVIVNTGSWMARVGVPYKAIYPATEAAIEQLTRAWAAEFGPRGIRVNGVAPGATATPGNASSAAIMPEMTKGTVLGRAVQPIEIAYAVRWLASDEAAAVHGISLDVDGGIAATRLG; this is encoded by the coding sequence ATGAGCGACACGACCGCATCCGCCCCGACCCCCGCCTACGTCCACGACCCCGCCGCCGGCCTCGACGCGCTCCCCCGTGACGCGCGCCTCGCGGGGCGCACCGCCCTCGTCACCGGCTCGTCGAGCGGCATCGGCGAGGCGATCGCCCGCGTGCTCGCCGCCTCCGGCGCCCGCGTCGCCGTCAGCGGCCGCGACACGGCGCGCCTCGAGCGCGTGGTCGACGCGATCACCGCGGCCGGCGGCGAGGCCGTCGCCGTCGAGGCCGATCTCACGGCGGAGCCCGCAGAGCTGCGCGCCGCCGCCGCCCGCGCCGAGGCGGCCCTGGGCGGCCGGGTCGACATCCTCGTCAACAACGCCGGCGTCTACCCCGGCGGACCGACCCCCGATCTCGCCGACGACGCCCTGGCGGCGCTGCTGAACACGAACATCCGCGCTCCGCACGCGCTCGTGGCGGCCCTCGCGCCCGGCATGGTCGAGCGCGGACACGGTGTGATCGTCAACACGGGGTCGTGGATGGCGCGGGTCGGCGTGCCCTACAAGGCGATCTATCCGGCGACCGAGGCCGCGATCGAGCAGCTGACGCGCGCGTGGGCGGCCGAGTTCGGTCCTCGCGGGATCCGCGTGAACGGCGTCGCACCGGGAGCGACAGCGACACCCGGCAACGCCTCCTCGGCCGCGATCATGCCCGAGATGACGAAGGGCACGGTGCTGGGCCGTGCGGTGCAGCCGATCGAGATCGCCTACGCCGTGCGCTGGCTCGCCTCCGACGAGGCCGCCGCCGTGCACGGCATCTCGCTCGACGTCGACGGCGGGATCGCGGCGACGCGGCTCGGCTGA
- a CDS encoding GntR family transcriptional regulator: MTPVNSLVISGLEPVGRVAAPLREQVIGRLRQAIRDFELQPGQRLVERELMEWLGVSRTTVREAIRELATEGLVTVVPQKGAVVSAPSLTEAEDLYEVRAGLESLIVRRFVERATDAQVDRLVATVDDLDEVTNEHTTIRELLKAKDDFYVVLVEGAGSAALQQLLESIQVRVQALRATSLSEKGRPLQVVRELRGIVEAIQRRDDETASALCAAHVRTAARTALAHLRAEEAGR; the protein is encoded by the coding sequence ATGACCCCCGTCAACTCGCTCGTCATCTCCGGCCTCGAGCCGGTGGGACGCGTCGCGGCGCCGCTGCGCGAGCAGGTCATCGGGCGTCTGCGTCAGGCGATCCGCGACTTCGAGCTGCAGCCGGGGCAGCGCCTGGTCGAGCGCGAGCTGATGGAGTGGCTCGGCGTCTCGCGCACGACCGTGCGCGAGGCGATACGCGAGCTCGCCACCGAGGGACTCGTCACCGTCGTGCCGCAGAAGGGCGCGGTCGTCTCGGCACCGTCGCTCACCGAGGCCGAAGACCTCTACGAGGTGCGCGCCGGGCTCGAGTCGCTCATCGTGCGCCGCTTCGTCGAGCGCGCCACCGACGCGCAGGTCGACCGTCTCGTCGCCACCGTCGACGACCTCGACGAGGTCACCAACGAGCACACGACCATCCGCGAGCTGCTCAAGGCGAAAGACGACTTCTACGTCGTGCTCGTCGAGGGCGCCGGCAGCGCCGCGCTGCAGCAGCTGCTCGAGAGCATCCAGGTGCGCGTGCAGGCGCTGCGGGCCACCTCCCTGTCGGAGAAGGGGCGTCCGCTGCAGGTCGTACGCGAGCTGCGCGGCATCGTCGAGGCGATCCAGCGCCGCGACGACGAGACCGCGTCGGCGCTCTGCGCCGCGCACGTGCGCACGGCGGCCCGCACCGCTCTCGCGCACCTGCGCGCCGAAGAGGCCGGGCGGTGA
- a CDS encoding NAD(P)-binding domain-containing protein produces MPEKPTVAVIGLGNMGFPMLSRLADAGFPVRGFDVAPGAVERVAAIGATGCATAAEAVTGSEVVLLMLPNSAIVTAVVDELLGAGVDSGSALAPGTLLLDMSSSEPLATQALAERLAGHGIPLVDAPVSGGVKGAERGTLAIMAGGEPAEVDRAEVVLSVLGKVTRTGAVGSGHALKALNNLLSATHLWATSEVMIAGQRFGLDPEIMLAVFNAASGRSGSTDNKWPNFILPGGYDSGFGLRLMLKDMRIAQGLTESTGAYHRLADEAVAHWAEAADALEPTADHTEVARWIADAAAAAQD; encoded by the coding sequence GTGCCTGAGAAGCCGACCGTCGCCGTCATCGGCCTCGGCAACATGGGCTTCCCCATGCTGTCGCGGCTGGCCGACGCCGGATTCCCCGTGCGCGGCTTCGACGTCGCGCCCGGCGCGGTCGAGCGCGTCGCCGCGATCGGGGCGACCGGATGCGCGACCGCGGCCGAGGCGGTGACCGGGTCCGAGGTCGTGCTGCTCATGCTGCCGAACTCGGCCATCGTGACCGCGGTCGTCGACGAACTGCTCGGCGCGGGCGTGGATTCGGGTTCCGCGCTCGCGCCGGGCACGCTGCTGCTCGACATGAGCTCGTCGGAGCCGCTCGCCACGCAGGCCCTCGCCGAGCGACTGGCCGGTCACGGCATCCCGCTCGTCGACGCGCCCGTCTCGGGCGGGGTGAAGGGCGCCGAGCGCGGCACCCTCGCGATCATGGCCGGCGGCGAGCCCGCCGAGGTCGACCGCGCCGAGGTCGTGCTGAGCGTGCTCGGCAAGGTCACCCGCACCGGTGCGGTCGGCTCCGGCCACGCCCTGAAGGCCCTCAACAACCTGCTCTCCGCCACCCATCTGTGGGCGACGAGCGAGGTCATGATCGCCGGCCAGCGCTTCGGGCTCGACCCCGAGATCATGCTCGCGGTGTTCAACGCCGCCAGCGGACGCAGCGGTTCGACCGACAACAAGTGGCCCAACTTCATCCTGCCCGGCGGCTACGACTCGGGCTTCGGCCTGCGGCTCATGCTCAAGGACATGCGCATCGCGCAGGGGCTGACCGAGTCGACCGGCGCCTACCACCGACTCGCCGACGAGGCCGTGGCCCACTGGGCCGAGGCCGCCGACGCGCTCGAGCCCACCGCCGACCACACCGAGGTCGCTCGATGGATCGCGGACGCCGCTGCCGCGGCACAGGACTGA
- the pcaC gene encoding 4-carboxymuconolactone decarboxylase, which yields MSPDDTHADTYEAGLQLRREVLGHAHVERSLGQVTEFSRPIQELVTEYCWGAVWTREGLPRETRSLINLAMLTALNRTHELGVHVRGAINNGVSVQEIQEVLMQTAIYVGVPAALESFRVAERVITEMKAAAAEAAATDEATTASAPGETAATRA from the coding sequence ATGAGCCCCGACGACACCCACGCCGACACCTACGAGGCCGGCCTGCAGCTGCGCCGCGAGGTGCTCGGTCACGCGCACGTCGAGCGCTCGCTCGGTCAGGTCACCGAGTTCTCGCGCCCGATCCAGGAGCTCGTCACCGAGTACTGCTGGGGCGCCGTCTGGACTCGCGAGGGACTGCCCCGCGAGACCCGCAGCCTCATCAACCTGGCGATGCTCACGGCGCTCAACCGCACCCACGAGCTGGGCGTGCACGTGCGCGGCGCGATCAACAACGGCGTCTCGGTGCAGGAGATCCAGGAGGTGCTCATGCAGACCGCGATCTACGTGGGCGTGCCCGCCGCGCTCGAGTCGTTCCGCGTGGCCGAGCGCGTCATCACCGAGATGAAGGCGGCGGCCGCGGAGGCGGCTGCGACGGATGAGGCGACGACGGCGTCGGCGCCCGGCGAGACGGCGGCGACCCGTGCCTGA
- a CDS encoding cupin domain-containing protein codes for MKHIPADRRAGLGAKSGSRFTGQVDNFMTMAGTDGVTINDVSFRPGARTHWHHHSQGQILFVTSGRGLTQVADGPVVELLPGDVVWVAPGEEHWHGAAPDSFMTHTAVSLGPTVWADAVDDADYTTEPQRTDAA; via the coding sequence ATGAAGCACATCCCCGCCGACCGCCGCGCCGGACTCGGCGCCAAGTCGGGATCCCGGTTCACCGGCCAGGTCGACAACTTCATGACCATGGCCGGCACCGACGGCGTGACGATCAACGACGTCAGCTTCCGCCCCGGCGCGCGCACCCACTGGCACCACCACAGCCAGGGCCAGATCCTCTTCGTCACCTCCGGCCGCGGACTCACCCAGGTCGCCGACGGGCCCGTCGTCGAGCTGCTGCCCGGCGACGTCGTCTGGGTCGCACCCGGCGAGGAGCACTGGCACGGCGCCGCCCCCGACTCCTTCATGACCCACACCGCCGTGTCGCTCGGCCCGACCGTCTGGGCTGATGCCGTCGACGACGCCGACTACACGACCGAACCCCAGCGAACGGACGCAGCATGA
- a CDS encoding NAD(P)-dependent oxidoreductase, with protein sequence MSELRVGFIGLGNMGGRMTGSLLRGGVDVLGFDAQQANLDASGATAAASGAQVTRESDVVLLSLPNSRIVEAVVLGDDGVLANVHEGQVVVDLSTAAPASTRAIAEKLAAKGAHYLDAGISGGAAAAEKGTLTLMVGGDADALERIQPVLAHIATTVVHMGASGSGHVTKLLNNFLNAVALSATAEVMVAGKKAGLDLDALLEVLNASSGVNFATLNRFPKIVHGDYLKGGLTNTLMMKDVQLYTELIADLGVAGLHASGPVAAFGLAIASGRADEISNTVVDAIGDVSGGVRLHLPLPGADTAPVDAAAPAAEEGNR encoded by the coding sequence ATGAGCGAGCTGAGAGTCGGATTCATCGGGCTCGGCAACATGGGCGGGCGCATGACGGGCTCGCTGCTGCGCGGCGGGGTCGACGTGCTCGGCTTCGACGCCCAGCAGGCCAACCTCGACGCCTCGGGGGCCACGGCCGCGGCGTCGGGCGCCCAGGTGACGCGCGAGTCGGATGTCGTGCTGCTGTCGCTGCCGAACAGCCGCATCGTCGAGGCGGTCGTGCTCGGCGACGACGGCGTGCTGGCGAACGTGCACGAGGGCCAGGTCGTCGTCGATCTCTCGACGGCCGCCCCCGCATCCACCCGCGCGATCGCCGAGAAGCTCGCCGCGAAGGGCGCGCACTACCTCGACGCCGGCATCTCGGGCGGTGCCGCGGCGGCCGAGAAGGGCACGCTCACGCTCATGGTGGGCGGCGACGCCGACGCCCTCGAGCGCATCCAGCCGGTGCTCGCGCACATCGCGACGACGGTCGTGCACATGGGCGCGAGCGGCTCGGGCCACGTGACGAAGCTGCTCAACAACTTCCTCAATGCCGTCGCCCTCTCGGCCACGGCCGAGGTCATGGTGGCCGGCAAGAAGGCCGGACTCGACCTGGATGCGCTGCTCGAGGTGCTCAACGCGAGCTCGGGCGTCAACTTCGCCACCCTCAACCGCTTCCCGAAGATCGTGCACGGCGACTACCTGAAGGGCGGCCTGACGAACACGCTGATGATGAAGGACGTGCAGCTCTACACCGAGCTGATCGCCGACCTCGGCGTCGCCGGCCTGCACGCCTCCGGCCCCGTCGCCGCCTTCGGGCTCGCGATCGCCAGCGGCCGCGCCGACGAGATCAGCAACACGGTCGTGGATGCGATCGGCGACGTCTCCGGGGGCGTGCGGCTGCACCTGCCGCTGCCGGGCGCCGACACCGCACCCGTCGATGCCGCCGCACCCGCTGCCGAGGAGGGCAACCGATGA